TTCTGTTATTTGGAATGGGATTAAAACAAGGGCCAGCAACCTTATAAGACCACCCAGGATGCCATAGGGGGACGCAAAAAATGAGCATGTGTATCTGAGAGGGTGCATGTGTGGGTCAATGAGCATGAATTGATTCCTTTGAGATATAttttttgtcttctttaaaataatgttgagtttttttatttttttttaatttaagtggTTTCTAAGattatgattgtgtgtgtatatttaaaaagATGTCTATATACTATAAGCATTCTTTTATAAAGTAAACttagaatatatacacacataatgcaCAAAGACACCACGTACACAAAGATCAAATGTAACAAGTGCTTCATGTACCTACCCacaaagcaggtgcctactctgccaaaatATATGATTAAGGATGAGGGGTTTGTGTAGCAAGGGAGCTATGTACTTAACGTGCTTTTCCTGCACAGCTCCCTCATGTGCCCTATGACTCTCCCAGACATCATAAATAAATCTCTTgcatgaatgtgtgtcagtgattgcgtATGTGTTTAATAGTATAGAtccctaatttggtattcttaaatatggcaatcccacaaaaggATACTAAAATTAGGGAGTTTTCTACTAAACTACTGAAGGAGCAAGAGAAATTGTCTTTTCTTAATATTGATCTtttagttgtttagtagatagcacCCTTAATTTGGTATCTTTCATTATGTATAGCTACCCCACATAATGATACCAAATCAGGAGGCCATCTACTATTCTTCATATTTTTTAGCTATGGTGTTCGACATTCATTTGCAGACATGTCATCTAGAaaaaggttgctgacccctgcctTAAACTGTAGTGGCATTTGTAagaagtcacatacacacacaatgtcagatGTTCAAGGACAGCCCAACATATAGCTTTGTTAGATTAGAATATTAACTATAGATATTATTGGTTTGTGCTGATCTAAAGACAATTTCAGATTACAGAGTCACTTTAACAGGAATATTCAAACGTTCACTAACTATCAAGACAGAGCCTTCACCAATATGGGACAGTATATCTGCTTCTTTTTAATAATCCAAATGTTGTTTGAATAAAAAGCCCCTTTGGCTGTAGGCAAAACACAAAGACAAATATATACATCTTAAAAAGGCTTTAACTACTAATATTAAATAACACACAGTGATCAGAAGTATATTTCCAGGGAAATCTGTGCTGTTTTTGCGTCAattatgagaagaaaaaaaaaaagtttctttacAGAAGTAGCAGAGAAATGACAAGGCCCATGTGGCACAAAGCGAGGTCCAAGAGCTGGCCAGTATATATTGATGAGAATCTCTATAATAGAGGAGATAACAGGCCTTGAGGAATGGCACCACTAAGCAGACACTGGCCATGTTTACTTATACTGCTCAGATGACAGGCAAATGCCCCATTTTATAATACAAATAACATCAGCTCTGCGTCACTTTAAAGTCATCTGTTTTGAGAGCCGCGGTATGTTGTGCTGGTAACTTCTTGAACGTAAGAGTCATTTCTTCCTAATAAAGCGGATGCTTTAACTGATGCAGAACTCTCATTACGATACCATGTAGTGTCtgataaaagaaatgaaaaatagaaaattaacAAATGTTACACAGATTGAAAAGTCATAAAAGATGACATATGTTTATCTCCTGCACAAAACATAATCTAAAATATTTGGCAACATTCTTGCACTGGGTTTTGCTTTGATGGAAAGTACAAAGTGGCCTATGCCAcaggacattattattattgccatttatagagTGCCAACCGATTCTGTAGCATATGCCAAGAGACCCAACATCATCTCTTTTGAAACAGCAAATGCAGTCTTTTTTAAAAGGCAGAAATGTAACGGGAGTCCATCTCTAAAAAGATTTACCCAAAAGCATGTATCGGCCTTCTATCATTACTATTCATGAAGCTACTGTAGCTCTATAAAACAAATTCAATGGAAAGCCGCAAGGTCTCAACTTGGCTTTTACTTTTCTGTTCCGTCATCATGGCAATACAATGTTCAAAAAGTATACCCCTAGGCTTTTACTGAGAAACAGTGAAGGGCTCTGTGGATGTGTGTTGTATACCTGTGGCTTGCAGTGTTCCTCGATCCAGCTAAAGACACATGCTGACAACTCCTGGAAACTATTTACAGAGATTGAGGCATTAAACGTCTGAAACAGTGAGTCCATGATACCCTGAAATACACTGAACTTCACTTGGTCGGACAACTGGTCAGTGCCTTCATTAGGGTTGCTCTGATGAGCCTTGACAATCTGTTCATAATTTCTGAAAGACAAGAATTATTAACAGGCATTACTGAGAAAATAAGCCTATCAAAAGCTACAACAGTGTTACAGAATCCAATCTGAGCATCAGTAAACTGGCCCATCTAATCTAGCTAGTTCATTCTAGTTTCCTGTTTCAGGACAGCAATGTGAATCCCAagcttttaattattattttttttaactcttccaATGTATTACTCTCCAACACAACTCCTTATTGACTATTCCCATAATTCTACAACTTCTGTAAAACATAAATCACGTTAAAACGCACCAGCAGCtttctttgtatagaaatgtacaACTTCAGTTAGAGGAGTCCCCGGTATAAATAGTCAAATCGTGTAACAACTGGCTTTCGACTTAGCGGTGTCCTGCTTGGCGCCTGCCACATCACCTACTGTTGGAGGCTCCTGCAACTAAGTTAAACTCGGCCATGCAGGGTTGCAGCTTGCATAAGAAATGAAAGCATATACATCCCGCACTACCTGttgtaaatacttttgtttgCTTATATATTTGTCCGCTCTCCCAACCCGAGCTCTGGGACTGCATTATCGTTTCAGGGTACCATAGCCCAAATGGCTGTTGTGACCAATTTCTCATGCTGTGAAACAATAAATACCACTTAACAGGGGCTGGGCACGGGGCCTATGCAGACACTGTCCTGATCTGGACCAGACGCCCTCCTACTACCCACTACTATGCAACGGTATATTCCTCAAATTGCATAATGGGCACCAGTGACCCGATGCAGCCCTAACGACCTAACACAGAGATCCAGCTTATCTATACATCTGGTCCACGGCTGCTGTCAGGTTTAATGCTCATGAAAAgtgcccaggccagggactagcatAAACCCATAGTTCCCAATAGGATCTCACTATACTATCCCACCCAAGTTAGAGCTTGTTCTACACTACAGCAACACAGGATCGATATGCCTGGtcctgtgtttactgcaaagagCGAATGATTCCTCTGTTACCTTTGTTATCTTCAATGTAATGCCATACTGTGAATGTCATGTTACACCATTCTATCACTTAATGTATGCCTGGAATtatcacaataaaataaagaaatgaaatCAAATATCAATTGAACAGGAAGGATGATTTCCAACTCTGCTTCACTTAAACTCCAGAAAGCAAATTAGCCTTCCTGGGCAgtgacatagtgtgtgtgtatatgtgtacttAATACATGATCTTACGATTTCATTATCTTCAAGGCCATAACCTCTTTCCGTAATGTGGATACTTCCTCTTCCTGTTTCTTCTTCTCCTTGTGCAGAAACTGGATATAATCTATAGCTACGAAAGACAGATGAAAAATCTATTCTTAAGATTTGCCACATAAGCAAGTTCAAATGTGCAGCGACCCAGTGGGTGATCTAAGAAATTGAGGAAGAGAAATtggtaggaagagggggaggtaGGCAAAAACTTACTCTTCTGCAGAACAACAGCCTTGCTCAGTTTTTGAGTTCCGATACAGCAGTCTTGCTGCTGGCAAGTTGGCACAATGGTCTGCAAGTCGTCATACCCTTTCTGAATAATAAGCAGAACAGTAAACCATTTGGTGAAATTAGTAAAAGTGACTTAATCGTATCAATATGAAGCATTTCATGGAATATCCGCAGTAAAttcatacaaataaataaaaccttgATTACACTTGGTAAATCTGGAAAATATTCCACTTCCACCTCCTTCGTCCAACTCATTAGCCCAGAGAAGCTAGAGGTTACCTTTATTTGATCACAAGTGGTG
Above is a genomic segment from Pelobates fuscus isolate aPelFus1 chromosome 6, aPelFus1.pri, whole genome shotgun sequence containing:
- the MLX gene encoding max-like protein X isoform X2 — encoded protein: MSEAGAASALPEDSWSKSENTYSDNMAETGYTMERKGSIVSRANSIGSTSASSVPNTDDEDSDYRQESLKDAYKDRRRRAHTQAEQKRRDAIKKGYDDLQTIVPTCQQQDCCIGTQKLSKAVVLQKTIDYIQFLHKEKKKQEEEVSTLRKEVMALKIMKSNYEQIVKAHQSNPNEGTDQLSDQVKFSVFQGIMDSLFQTFNASISVNSFQELSACVFSWIEEHCKPQTLHGIVMRVLHQLKHPLY
- the MLX gene encoding max-like protein X isoform X1, with the translated sequence MSEAGAASALPEDSWSKSENTYSDNMAETGYTMERKGSIVSRANSIGSTSASSVPNTARCMIDNACSPTSDDEDSDYRQESLKDAYKDRRRRAHTQAEQKRRDAIKKGYDDLQTIVPTCQQQDCCIGTQKLSKAVVLQKTIDYIQFLHKEKKKQEEEVSTLRKEVMALKIMKSNYEQIVKAHQSNPNEGTDQLSDQVKFSVFQGIMDSLFQTFNASISVNSFQELSACVFSWIEEHCKPQTLHGIVMRVLHQLKHPLY
- the MLX gene encoding max-like protein X isoform X3 translates to MAETGYTMERKGSIVSRANSIGSTSASSVPNTARCMIDNACSPTSDDEDSDYRQESLKDAYKDRRRRAHTQAEQKRRDAIKKGYDDLQTIVPTCQQQDCCIGTQKLSKAVVLQKTIDYIQFLHKEKKKQEEEVSTLRKEVMALKIMKSNYEQIVKAHQSNPNEGTDQLSDQVKFSVFQGIMDSLFQTFNASISVNSFQELSACVFSWIEEHCKPQTLHGIVMRVLHQLKHPLY